The following nucleotide sequence is from Bactrocera oleae isolate idBacOlea1 chromosome 2, idBacOlea1, whole genome shotgun sequence.
aaCCTCGTGGCGTGTTCTGTTATTTAAAGAATGAATCTTGAATTTTAGATTTTGTATGAACGGTACTAAGTTACCGCTGCACTTTTTAGTTTCGAGACCCGTTCGAATAGTTGCTGCCATtgcagtattttttaatatttctttgtagAAGTATAATGTATGGTACTATTGGTTTTAAAAAAGAGATTTTGACCGTATCGTCACAAAAATATGCCAATTTTTGCACAAATCAACCCCACACACCCTTTAGTGGAttgtatttcaatatttcaaaagcactttttatttgtattacagtttaaagttttcgattttatttcaattttattgaattagtAAATATTACATCAATTTAGAATTTGCTTGTGCAATCTTACGCCAAGAGCATACCTTTGGCTACCTCTTTGGCTTTATCAGCGCCCGCCAATACCTCAGCCAGTTTCAAACCGAAATCAAAAGCTGTACCAGGACCACGGCTAGTAATTAAATTGCCATCCTGCACTACTTTCTGATCGTCAACATATCTATACAATATTATAGaatttagataaatatttttttatttcatggtTTACATTTTCGAACagagtacatacttgtatgtgtccACCAATTGGTTCTTAACCAACGGATATGAAGTCAAATTCTTGCCACTGAAGATGCCATGTGCCAAGAGCGCTGTCGGTGCCGCACAAATCGCGGCCACAATGCGTCCTGCCGCCTCCTGCTCTTTGAGCAGTGCACCAAGTTCTGCACTCTCACACATTGCCTGGGAGCCACCAAGACCACCGGGTAAAACAATAGCATCGTAAAGACCGCCCTTAGCTATATCAAGCGATGTGTCTGGCACAATGCAGACATCACGTGAGCATTTTACTGCATCGACACCAGCCAAGCCAGCAACGGTGACCTTAACCTTTAGGGAGATGTGGTTGCTAGTGTTTAAaagtaatacaatatattacttTATCGCGGTTTCACTTACCCCGGCGCGACGCAAAACATCAGCGGCTATAACGAATTCCATCTCTTCGGAGCCGGGTGCTAGTATAACCAATGCTGTTTTAGACATGTTGCAAGTAGTGCTATAGTTGAGATTCCAATGAGTTTTACTTGATAAGACACtgaatttagtttttgttgctaCACTTTTTCTACTTGCAAACTGTGTATAAACTTTGTCTAGTTCGcgattattaaataataacctTCGCAAGGCGACaaacatttgcttttatttgacAGAAAATATTTAGATTAGTGTCAAATTGGCATAATCAACTGGTTTTGTGGTATTTTTGTTAGACATTGCcagataaaaataataagcgAAAAGGTTTATGTCTTGGAAGAGGTAAAAATGTAGCTGTAGTTTAAAGTTGCCGCAACATTACGTATTGCTTAGCAACATACCAGCTGAAACATGTTTACCAGCAATGCTATTCTAAGCAATTAGTGAAGGGGGTGTAGgttaaaacaagtaaaacaatgtccatatttatgattttttttatgaaacagtCGAAACCTATTTTTAGAAACCTATATACTTGAAGAATATTCTGTAAAAACGGCAATGGCAACAATAACTATGGAGTTTCTCGGAAATTATATTGCTAGGTAATTGCTTTGTTTAGGTAACGCATGGGGTTttcgaaattttgattttaatttttttgggaaCATTTTGAAgggaaaataaatatgtatgcaaatactgTTCTAAATTTCAAATGGAGTTTTGAAGTTATGAAGGACAGTGACTTTGAAATCGTGAGTTGTGGGCAGAACGCTTTCATGTTTTGAactctaattaaaaaaatctaatGTAAAACGTTCCCAAGGACAAGTAGTCAAAATACTCGTAACTTCGTCAATTTTGCTAGAATCGACTGAAGTTTCGACACAACATTTTTAAACATTCGtttaagataaaaaaatttaaaaccctACCTCccttaaatttgttattatttacatatgtatgtatgtttactcTGCCGAAAGATTCGATAAAATCTCAAATTAGTTGATTTCTTTTTAACTCAGCAGTCAAATTGATTTTTGTGACATTTTTATGCGTGTAAATATTGACATAATGGCATT
It contains:
- the dj-1beta gene encoding protein dj-1beta; the protein is MFVALRRLLFNNRELDKVYTQFASRKSVATKTKFSVLSSKTHWNLNYSTTCNMSKTALVILAPGSEEMEFVIAADVLRRAGVKVTVAGLAGVDAVKCSRDVCIVPDTSLDIAKGGLYDAIVLPGGLGGSQAMCESAELGALLKEQEAAGRIVAAICAAPTALLAHGIFSGKNLTSYPLVKNQLVDTYKYVDDQKVVQDGNLITSRGPGTAFDFGLKLAEVLAGADKAKEVAKGMLLA